Part of the Paludisphaera borealis genome, CGGCGGTCGCGTCGATCCAGCCGTGGCGGAACAAGATCCGGTAGACCGGACGATCGACGGGGTACGTCGCCGCGCCGAAGACGTGCAGGGCGATCGCGTCGGCCGTCGCGCGGCCGATCCCGTTGATCGCGGCCAGCTCGTCGCGCCAGGCGGACGGGAATTCGAGGGGTTCGCCTGCCCCCCCCTCCAGGCTCTCTCGATGGCCTTCGTACCAGGAGGCGAGCCGCTGGAGCAGCCGGATGGTCTTGATCGGTGGATCGAGCCGCGCCTCGCGCAGGAGGTCGACCACCTCGGCGGGGTCGGCCGTGGCGAGGAACGTGGAATCAGACAGGCCGGCGTCGTCGAGGGCCGCTTGCAGACGGAGGGCGGTCTTGGAGTCGCCGGTTCGCGAGGCGGCGAAACCGACGAGCGCCGGAAACGGGTCCGAGCGCGGAAACGACGCCGCGCGCCGGCCGGTTGGCGCGGCCAGCGCTCGGGCGATCGTCGGGTAGGCTTCGGTCAATGTCGGCATCGCGGAGAGCTTCGCCTGGTTCGCAGATCATCGACGCCCGCGAAGATCGAAGCCGGGCGACGACCGACGATCGGGCCCGGGATCAGATCACATCGCGACGGCTCAGGAAGTCGCCGGCTGAGCCTTGGCCAGCGCGGCCTTGTAGGCGCGGGCGAGCTTGCTCTTGCGCCGAGCGGCCGTGTTCGGGTGCAAAACCCGACGCGCGCCGGCCTTGTCGATCTTGGCGACCGCGGCGCGGAACTCGGTCTCGGCCTTCGGGAAGTCTTTCTCGGCCACCGTCTCAAGAGCCTTCCGCGAGGAGGTCTTGACGATCTTCTTGGTGATCCGGTTGTGCAGCCGCTTCTTGGCGCTCTGGCGCAGCCGCTTGGCGGCGGAGGAAGTAGTTGGCATGGGTCCGTCGATCATCCCGCGTAGAGAACTATGGCTCGCCGACGTTCGAGGCACAATCCTCGAATTCGTCTTTCGTCGCTCCCGCAATTTCACTCGGTCCCCGCGAGGGGATCAAGCGAACTGGAGAGCGAGCACCCATTGGGTCGGTTCGCTCAAAGCGAAAACTGTACCACGAAACGAGATATCAGTTCAAGTTGCGAAGTCGCTGGGCGACGTCGAGATACGTATAATCGTTGGCCGCGACCTCGTTATAGTGCTCTTCGGCCGCTTCCATATTACCCAAATTCTCGGCGACCCGCCCGAGCTGGTAATGTAAGGCGTTGAAATTCACGGTGTCGGCGGGGTCGAGCGCCTTCAGAGCTTCTTGATAGGTGCGCTCGGCGAGCTTGTGGCGGCCGTCGGCCTCGAAACTGAGGCCCGCCTGGTGAAGCGCCTGGACTTTGAGGTTCGGGCTGTTCTTGGCGATCTGGAATTCGCCGATCGCGTCGCCGTGCTTGCCGTCCTTCGCGAGGACGAGGCCGAGCTGATAGTGAAGGTTGGAATCCTCGGGGCTGAGCGCGACCCGACGGCGAAGCTCCTTGACCTCGTAATCCAGCAGCAGCTTGGAAAGCTGATCGAGCTTGCCCTTCGACGTGACGTCGTCGGGCTGGTCGGCCACGCGCTTGGCGAGGGCGTCGACCGCTCGCTTGAGCCGCGTCGTCTGGACCTCGGCGTACGCCTGCAAGAGCATCGGGTCCTTGGGGACGGCCTTGATCCCCTGCCCCAAGATCTTCTCGGCGGTCTCGAACTGGCTCCGCTTGCGGAAGATGTCGGCCAACTCAAGGTACGGCCAGACCTGCGTGGGGTCTTCCTTGATCGCCTTTTGCAGCCGCTCCTCGGGCGTCAGTTTCTCCTGCTTCATCGATTCGAGCTTGGACGCGATGTCCTCGGCGGTCGTGTCCGGCTTCTTCGTATCATCGAGCTGATCTTCGAGCTTCGCCCGCTTGATCGTGGCGCTCGCCGACAGTCCGTTGATCTTGCGGTTGGCGTCCTCGTCGTACGGGTCGATCTTCTTGACCTGCTCCCAGGAGGCGATCGCCTTTTGCCAGGCCTCGTTCAACTCGTGGACGTGCCCCGCGTGGCGGAAGAACTCGGCGTCCTTGGCTCCGACCTCGCTCTGGACCGACTCCAGATACCACTGCGCCAGCGGAAAATAACTGAGCATCTCCGCCGACTCGGCGGCTTCGCGCGCCGTCGCGACGTCCCACGGGTTGTTCGTGAACGCCTCCTCGCAAACCTCCAGGCATTGCGCATAGTTGTTCTTGTTGCGGGCCGATCGAGCCCGCATCCGGATCGGCTGGTTCCTCGCACCCGCCAGACGTCCCACTTTCGAGGGCTCGTTGTTGAACTTCCGCCTCTGGACGCCTCGCAGCGCTTGACGGAAAATCAAGCTGTCCGGCGCAAGCTTGCAAGCCTGCTTGTACATGTCAATCGCATAGTCCAGGTTGGACTTGAGCGCGGCTTCGTTGCCGTACTGAAAGAAAGTCCTGGCCTTCTGAACGTCCTGCGAATCGGACTCCGGTGGCATCGGGAGCGCTCCTCACCAAGCCTGCGGCGGCTGAGAAATCGAGTCTATGATTCTTTGGATTCTAATGAATGACCGCGCGCCTCACCACAGGCGAGTCGCGGAACGTCGGCCCATCGCCTCGTTTTCTCCAGGTCGCGACCGCTATACGGTTGCCGGCGCGTGGGGTGACCGTCCAAACTGTCGGAACGTCGAAACCCTGCTTCTTCGGGAGATCTGAACCGCGATGACCACGATTCTGAGGGACGCCGGCCTGTCCGACCTGGTGGAAAGCGACCACCTGACCTTGCTCGCCGACGGCTTCCAGTTCACCGAGGGGCCGCTCTGGCGGGCCGACGGCTCAATTTTGTTCCAGGACATCAAGGCCGAGACGACCTACCGTCTCCGCCCCGACCGCTCGGTGGAGGTCGTCCGAGCGAGCACCGGGGCGGCGAACGGCCAGACGTACCTCGCCGACGGCCGGATCGTCTTCTGCGAGCAGAACGGCCGGCGGGTGTCGTCGATGAACCCGGACGGCGGCGACGTCCGCAACGTCGTCGAGACGTGGTCGGGCCGGCGGCTCAACAGCCCCAACGACGTCGTCTGCCGGAGCGACGGCCAGGCCTACTTCACCGATCCCGCCTACGGCGTCGCGCCCGCCGACCAGGCGCTCGACTTCCAGGGCGTCTTCCGCTGGAACCCGTCCGAGCCGGCCGCCTCGGCCTTGCACCTGCTCGTCGGCGACTTCGAGAAGCCCAACGGCCTGGCGTTCTCGCCCGACGAGGCGACGCTTTACGTTTGCGATACCGGCAAATACCACGTTCGGGCGTTTCAGGTGGCGGCCGACGGCGATCTCGTCGCCGGATCGGGGCGAATTTTCGCGACGCTCGACCCCGGCGTCCCCGGCGGCCCCGACGGGATCAAGGTCGACCGCGCGGGGCGGGTGTACGTCGCCGTGGCGCTCGGCGTCTGGGTGTTCGAGGCCGACGGCCGCCTGCTGGGAATTCTGGCGACCCCCAAGCGACCGTCGAACCTCGCCTGGTGCGACGCCGACGGCCGCGGTCTGGTGATCACGGCGGCCGACGCCGTCCACCACGTCCGGTTCCATGAGCCGGGGGTCTTGCCTCGGTTTCTTCCACCGTCGGGCGGCATTCCGGCGCATTCATGAATTGGATGATCTGTTCCGGTGCGAACGCTTCGTGTAGAATCGCGTTACGTATTCCGCCGCGCTCGTAAACGAGGCCATCCCGAGCCGGCGATCGAGCGAGTTTCCGGGCCTTCCCGCGACTCGCAAGCCGCAATACGACCAGCGCTCTGCATGGCCGGCGCTGGCCGCCCCAGGAGACCCGCGTGGCCAAAGAAGAACCGATACGAACCGAGGGACGCATCGTCGAAGCGCTCCCCAATACCCAGTTCATGGTCGAACTCGAAAACGGCCATAAAATCCTGGCGCACATCGCCGGCAAGATGCGGAAGAACTTCATCCGCATCGTCCCGGGCGACCGCGTGACCGTCGAGATCACTCCGTACGACCTCACCAAGGGCCGGATCGTCTACCGCGAACGTTGACGTTCGCCGGTTCGCTCCGCGCCTACCTCTCGCGCCACCACAGTCGCGGTTCGATGCCCAGAGCCAAGGCCGACGGCTCGACGGCCCGCCGAAATCGGGCCGCATCGACCGGATAGCCGGCGGTCGGCCTGAGCCCCGGAACGTGCCTCGCCCAGAAGGCGTTGAACACGTCCATCCACTCCTCCCGCAGCGTCTTGCTCACGATCGACGCCAGCGCGACGAACCCGTCGCGGGCGTCGGCCCGGGGCGTGAGCCGAAGGTGCATCGTCCGATCCGAAGTCCGGACCGTGTATTCGCTCAACTCGGGCCCCTCAACGCCTCGGTCGATCCAGGCGTCGGGAAAGACCCCGAGCAACGGCTCCAGGTAATAATGCCGGCCGCCGTGCTTGTCGCCGCAAACGTGCATCGGCCGGCCGTCGGCGCTCAGCTCCCACGCCCATCGCAGCAGCCGGGCGAACGCCTCGAAGTGGACGCCGGCCTTGGAATCGAACCGGCCCAGCCCTTCGTTGAACCGCTGGGGCCCGACGGCCGCCGTACGCACCGCCGCGATCCGCCACGTCCCGCAAGGAGGCGCGAGCGGCTTGCACGCGAGCCGCGAGCGAGTAGCCTCGATCAACGAGCCCATCCGACACTCAACGTCAGAGGTCGCCCCCGACGTCAGCCAGCGATCGAGTTCGGCGGCGTCCGACTCGTCGCCGCAGAGGGCCTCGATCAAGCCCGAAGCGGTCGACGGCAGCGGCAGACCGACGGCGTCGAGAACGGCCAGGCAACCCGCGATCAGTTGGTCACGTCCCTTACCCCCTTTGAGAATCGCCTTCGAATCGTCGACCCAGAGGCGGTCGCCCGCCCCGCGTCCACCGGCCCGCGCGACCGTGGCGCGCAGGTCGTCCCAGAACCGCTCCGGGGGGGCGAGGTCCGTCGGGCCGAGCGAATCACCGTCGGCCTCGGCAACGACCGCCGACATCACCAGCGGGCCCAGGTTCGGCCCGTAACCCGCCTCGTCGATCCCCAACCAGCGCACAGCGTCTCGCTCCCAAGCCTTGGCGTCGTTTCGGAACGTCCCCATCCTATCGCGCCCCCGTCAGACGCGAGGAAAAGCCTCCCAGACCTCGCCCCGATCTTTGACATCGGCCGCCCCCTGACCTATCGAAACCTTAGGGACGATCTCGCACTCTCGGTCTGCTGCAATCCATAGATAGCAAACCGCTGGTCGATCGACCGCCTATCGAGGCGCGTTCATGGGGGCTGCCGTCTTCCGCGGATCAGAAATCGAGATTGTTCCCAACACGATCCGGTGCGACTCGAATTCCGCTTCGAAACGATCGGGTGGCGACCTCGATGGTCGGACGTGGCGCTCCTGTCCCGCGCACGGTCCGCATGGCCCAGACCTGGAGGGAGATCGTGGCGAAGCTTAAAGAGTTTTTCAGGTCTCCGACCCCGCTCTCCATGTGGAAGTCGGCGGCGGTGTTGCTCCTGGCGTCAGCGCTGTCGATCTCGGTGATCTTCCCGGCGCTCGTCACGCGCGAACCCGTCGGGGAGGTCGATTTGCGGCCTCCCGGGGATACTCGGTTCGTCGGCATCGAACTGGTCGATCTCTGGCTGCCCTCGGGTTTCGACGCGCTGGCTGACGAGCTGTCGGGGAGCCTGGACTGTCGGAGCTTCGAAGATTTTCGGAAGTTCCTGACCGATCGCAAGCTGGGGCGGATCTGGTATGCGGCGATCATGAGGTGGAAGTTCGCCGACGGCCGCCACGAAGACGTGACGTACATCCGCAGGCCCTTCGACGATCCCACCCATTACCTGGAATTCCAAGATCTTCTGATCTCGGGCACGGTCGATCCAGGTCACGGGATCTTCGCCGAACTTCGGCCTCGCGCAATCCACATGGTCGCCGACGACCAGGCGAGTCGGCCCGCGATCGAGGTCATCTTCGACACCCTCGACACCGGACGCCGCCCCGACCAGCGTAGTTTTCCCTGGAATGGCGGCCGAGGAATGAGCGTACCGCCTCGTCGATCCAGCCGGTCCCGCCCTCCAGGTCCTTGATGTGATCCAGGCGGGCGGCCGGCGGAACGTCATGAGTCAGGCCGGGTCAGGCCGCGTTGGCGTCGGGGCCTTCGGTCCGGGCTGGCGCGTCGTCGGCGTCGAGGTCGGTATCGGCCCAGATGGCGGCGGGGGCGCGGCCCATGACTTCGGCGGCGAGCGAGGCGTAATCTTCAGCGCCTCGGCTGGTCGGGGCGTACTGGAAAATCGACTGGCCGAAGCTCGGGCATTCCGCGAGGCGGATGTTGCGCCGGATTCGGGTCTTGAACAGCTTGGCGTCGGACCAGGGGGTGACCGTCTTGCGACGACCCGCGAAGAAGCCCTGAAGGTCTTCAACGACCTCACCGCCGAGGCGGGTGCCGGCGTCGTAGAGGCAGAGGACGATGCCGCCGACCTTGAGGTCGCGATTGACGCGCTTCGAGACCAGGTTCACCGTCTCCAGCAGCTTCGACAGACCGTGAAGCGCCAGGAAGTGGGCCTGAAGCGGGATCAAAACCTCGCTCGCCGCGCACAGGGCGTTGAGGGTGAGCACGCTCAACGACGGCGGGCAGTCCATCAGGACGTAGTCGAACTCTTCGGTGTCGGCTTCGAGCTGGTCGCGGAGGATCACCTCGCGGCCGACGGTCCCCAGCAGCTCCATCTCGGCGCCGGCCAGGTCGATATGGCTGCCGATGATCGAGAGGTTCGGCGCCACCTGCCGGCGCACCTCGTGGACGGCCTTCCCCTCGGTGAGGATCTCGTACAGCGAAGGCCCCGAGCGACCGGGAAGGAGTCCCAGGTGGAGGGTCGCGTGCGCCTGGGGATCGAGGTCGATCACCAGCACCTTGTGGCCTTCAAGCGCCAGGGCGGCGGCGAGGTTCACCGTCGACGTCGTCTTGCCGACCCCGCCCTTCTGGTTGAGCACCGCGATCCGCCGCATGATCATTTCCTCCGTGAACTTGTGCGCGCCGGCCCGGCCTTCCGGGACCCCATCGTCGAACCGCTGCCGGCGACTCATTCGCCGATTTCGCGGAATCCGCGCTCTGTCGATCGGGACGGGATCTTAATCCGGTTCCCGTCCTGCGCTAAGGGGAATCGCGGTCGTCACGCGGGTTCGGCCGGAAAAGGGAGCCGTCGGGAGTGACCCAGTCTTCGCGATCTGGGTCTTCGGTCGCGAACAGCAGTCGGGTCGCGTCCCCGCATAGGCACGCCAGGGCGAGGCTCACGAGGCAGTGCCCCGCTGTCCGGAAAGCGTCGCGATGTTGCAGATCCCTTCGCTTTTGGTCCATTTCCTCAGACTTGTCGAATGATCGGATGGACTCTGGCGCCGAACCGACGCGCGAGCGAACGGCGTCGATCCAACCAGTCTCTGGCAGATCGGGGCCGAGGGACGTCCCCAACGAAATCGCGAGCCACGCCCAGCCCACGACCACGAAGCCGATCCAGAACGCCGACCGTCTCCAGAACAGGAACGATACGATGCTGACGACCACCATCACCATGATCGTCGCCGTCGTAAGTTCGCCCGCGGAGCAGGTCCACGTTTCTCGTTCGATCAGCGAAAGCATCACCATAACCGCCAACGCGCGACAGAGAGCCCACTTCCACGGAGACGTTCGTTCCTCGGCCATCTGCGCCCCCCTTCATCCGGCCGGAAGTTGCGATCGATTCGTTCAGTATGTCCCATCCTGTCGTAAACTATCATCGGGGATCAGACGAATCCCATCGGTTTCTTTCCCAATCCGGCGGTCGGTGGCAGGGTGGGCGGACATCGAAAAACGGCCGATCGAAGCCAATTTCCGAGTTCGTTCCCAGCAAGAATTCGGCGCGAACGAACCCAACGTCGGACGTCCGCATGGGGAAGGATCACCCCGTGGCGTGGGTGCTGCCCACCGTCCGAAACCTTTGCAAGAGCCATGGTTAGCGACGGCGAGTGGTGCCGGACCTACCAGGTGCGACGTGTCCTGCGACTTGACGTGGGGCATGAAAACGGTCAAACGAAGCCAATTTCCCAGGTCGTCCCTTCGGCCATGATTCGGCGCGAACGAACCCAAATTCGGGTCAGTCCAGGGACCGAGGTCCGAAGGCGGCGGGGAGGAGTTGGTCGAGGGTCGTGGCGATCTGGTCAGGGCCGTCGCAGACGCAGAGGACGGCGCAGCGGGGGCCGAATTCGTGGAGGACCTGGCGGCAGGCGCCGCAGGGGGCGGTGGGAGCGGGCGACGGGGTATAGATGAGAATCGCCCGGACGGCGATCGGGCGGGGGGCGGTGGCGACCATCTGGAAGAGGGCATTACGCTCGGCGCAGATGGTCAAACCGTAAGAAGCGTTCTCGACGTTGCAACCGGCGTGAACCGTCCCTTGCTCGGTCAGGACGGCCGCGCCGACGCGGAAGTGGCTGTAAGGGACGTAGGCTCGGGCCGCGGCGAGCGTCGCGGCCTCGAGCAGTTGGGTTCGTTCGGCGTCGGAGAGCAAATGGCCCCTCCTTCCCAGACCGGCTCAGGCGGTCGCGGCTTCGGCCTCGGCGGTCGCGGGGACGCCCCCCAGTTCGGCGACGCCGACGCGGTCGCAGAAGTCGCCGAAGGTCTCGTCGCCGATCCGGTCGGCCACGAACCGGGCGAAGACGGGGCTCAGCTCGGCGACGATCTGATCGTGCGGGACGTAATCCTTGAACTCGACGTTGAGCCGGTCGCCGATGGCCCGGCCCCCCAGGAGGATCGTGTAGGTGCCGGGGCCCGGAACGCCGTCGGGGCCGAGCTTGGCCGACCGGCCGACCAGGCCGATGTCCGAGTTGTAAGGCCGGGCGCAGCCGTTGGGGCAGCCGGTCATCCGAACGGTCAGTCGCTCGCCTTCAAGTCCCTGACGGGCCAGTTCGGCCTCAAGCTGGTCGATGACCGAGGGGAGCGCCCGCTCGGCGTCGGTCACGGCCAGGCCGCAGGTCGGCAAGGCCGGGCAGGCCATCGACCAGCGGCGGGCGTTGGAGATCTTCTCGACGCTGGCGATCCCATACTCTTCCAGCCACGAGTTGACCTCATCGCGCCAGGCGGGCTCGAGATCGGCCAGAATGAGCTTCTGCTGGCAGGTCAGACGCACGGGAGTCTTGTACTTCTCGACGAACGCCCGGAGGCCGCTGAACAGCCGCAACGAACCTTCATCCTTGATCCGGCCGTTCTCGACTGGGATGCCGAGAAACAGTTTGCCGTCCCCCTGCTCGCTCCAACCCATATGGTCGTCGACGTCGGTGACGGTCACCGGCAGCGGGTCGTCGAGCCGACGTCCGATGTACTCCTCGACCTTGGCCCGGAAGGCTTCAATCCCCCAATCGGAGATCACGTACTTGAGCCGGGCGCGTTTTCGGTCGGACCGGTTGCCGAAGTCGCGGAAGACCCGGATGACCGCCTCGCCAATCTGCCGGA contains:
- the rpsT gene encoding 30S ribosomal protein S20, which produces MPTTSSAAKRLRQSAKKRLHNRITKKIVKTSSRKALETVAEKDFPKAETEFRAAVAKIDKAGARRVLHPNTAARRKSKLARAYKAALAKAQPATS
- a CDS encoding tetratricopeptide repeat protein; this encodes MPPESDSQDVQKARTFFQYGNEAALKSNLDYAIDMYKQACKLAPDSLIFRQALRGVQRRKFNNEPSKVGRLAGARNQPIRMRARSARNKNNYAQCLEVCEEAFTNNPWDVATAREAAESAEMLSYFPLAQWYLESVQSEVGAKDAEFFRHAGHVHELNEAWQKAIASWEQVKKIDPYDEDANRKINGLSASATIKRAKLEDQLDDTKKPDTTAEDIASKLESMKQEKLTPEERLQKAIKEDPTQVWPYLELADIFRKRSQFETAEKILGQGIKAVPKDPMLLQAYAEVQTTRLKRAVDALAKRVADQPDDVTSKGKLDQLSKLLLDYEVKELRRRVALSPEDSNLHYQLGLVLAKDGKHGDAIGEFQIAKNSPNLKVQALHQAGLSFEADGRHKLAERTYQEALKALDPADTVNFNALHYQLGRVAENLGNMEAAEEHYNEVAANDYTYLDVAQRLRNLN
- a CDS encoding SMP-30/gluconolactonase/LRE family protein; amino-acid sequence: MTTILRDAGLSDLVESDHLTLLADGFQFTEGPLWRADGSILFQDIKAETTYRLRPDRSVEVVRASTGAANGQTYLADGRIVFCEQNGRRVSSMNPDGGDVRNVVETWSGRRLNSPNDVVCRSDGQAYFTDPAYGVAPADQALDFQGVFRWNPSEPAASALHLLVGDFEKPNGLAFSPDEATLYVCDTGKYHVRAFQVAADGDLVAGSGRIFATLDPGVPGGPDGIKVDRAGRVYVAVALGVWVFEADGRLLGILATPKRPSNLAWCDADGRGLVITAADAVHHVRFHEPGVLPRFLPPSGGIPAHS
- the infA gene encoding translation initiation factor IF-1, which translates into the protein MAKEEPIRTEGRIVEALPNTQFMVELENGHKILAHIAGKMRKNFIRIVPGDRVTVEITPYDLTKGRIVYRER
- a CDS encoding ParA family protein gives rise to the protein MRRIAVLNQKGGVGKTTSTVNLAAALALEGHKVLVIDLDPQAHATLHLGLLPGRSGPSLYEILTEGKAVHEVRRQVAPNLSIIGSHIDLAGAEMELLGTVGREVILRDQLEADTEEFDYVLMDCPPSLSVLTLNALCAASEVLIPLQAHFLALHGLSKLLETVNLVSKRVNRDLKVGGIVLCLYDAGTRLGGEVVEDLQGFFAGRRKTVTPWSDAKLFKTRIRRNIRLAECPSFGQSIFQYAPTSRGAEDYASLAAEVMGRAPAAIWADTDLDADDAPARTEGPDANAA
- the cdd gene encoding cytidine deaminase, with translation MLSDAERTQLLEAATLAAARAYVPYSHFRVGAAVLTEQGTVHAGCNVENASYGLTICAERNALFQMVATAPRPIAVRAILIYTPSPAPTAPCGACRQVLHEFGPRCAVLCVCDGPDQIATTLDQLLPAAFGPRSLD
- a CDS encoding NADPH-dependent assimilatory sulfite reductase hemoprotein subunit, with translation MTESNGASNTPKPSKAEAIKEASGYLRQWVAEDLGNDLTHFSEEAAAVLKFSGTYQQDDRDVRLKLKREKQEKAYSLMVRVRIVGGRLTADQYLACDELAREVGNSTLRITTRQELQLHGVLKRDLAVTIRHINEQLLSTLAACGDVERNVLACSAPIKDRVHEEMIEDARVWAAHAAPRSTAYCDIWLDGEKYASLPDAGPPLLSQPGDDPVEPILGKTYLPRKFKTAFAFPDDNCTDIHANDLGYLAIVEDGRIVGYNVLVGGGMGTTPSADKTFPFLAVPLCYVPRDQIRQIGEAVIRVFRDFGNRSDRKRARLKYVISDWGIEAFRAKVEEYIGRRLDDPLPVTVTDVDDHMGWSEQGDGKLFLGIPVENGRIKDEGSLRLFSGLRAFVEKYKTPVRLTCQQKLILADLEPAWRDEVNSWLEEYGIASVEKISNARRWSMACPALPTCGLAVTDAERALPSVIDQLEAELARQGLEGERLTVRMTGCPNGCARPYNSDIGLVGRSAKLGPDGVPGPGTYTILLGGRAIGDRLNVEFKDYVPHDQIVAELSPVFARFVADRIGDETFGDFCDRVGVAELGGVPATAEAEAATA